One region of Budorcas taxicolor isolate Tak-1 chromosome 3, Takin1.1, whole genome shotgun sequence genomic DNA includes:
- the ENSA gene encoding alpha-endosulfine, with the protein MSQKQEEENPTEETGEEKQDTQEKEGVLPEKAEEAKLKAKYPSLGQKPGGSDFLMKRLQKGQKYFDSGDYNMAKAKMKNKQLPSAGPDKNLVTGDHIPTPQDLPQRKSSLVTSKLAGGQVE; encoded by the exons ATGTCCCAGAAACAAGAAGAGGAGAACCCTACGGAAGAGACCGGCGAGGAGAAACAG GACACCCAAGAGAAAGAAGGTGTTCTCCCTGAGAAAGCTGAGGAGGCAAAGCTAAAAGCCAAATATCCAAGCCTGGGACAAAAGCCTGGAGGCTCCGACTTCCTCATGAAGAGACTCCAGAAAGGG CAAAAGTACTTTGACTCAGGAGACTACAACATGGCCAAAGCCAAGATGAAGAATAAGCAGCTGCCCAGTGCAGGACCAGACAAGAACCTGGTGACCGGTGACCacatccccaccccccaggatCTGCCCCAGAGAAAGTCCTCGCTCGTCACCAGCAAGCTTGCGGG TGGCCAAGTCGAATGA